The Drosophila yakuba strain Tai18E2 chromosome X, Prin_Dyak_Tai18E2_2.1, whole genome shotgun sequence DNA segment TATAGCTAGGGATGGCATCCGCATCTACGAGGACAGGCAGTTCGATCAGCTGACCAATCAGTGTGCCATCGATGCATTCCTGGACTTCTAGTGCCCGCGATTTTGAAAAGCCATACAATCAAAATCAGCCATATATTTTCCACTGGTTTCGGTATTATTTTAACTGCAACGTTCCATTAAATTACTATTTTTGTACAAAAGTGTTATACTCTCGACTCGATTAACTAATGCCTTTAAtttgaaaagtgaaaaagcaTACCTTAAAATTGAACCAATTGAatattgttaaaataataataataaattatattccATATTGTGCTATATTGAGCGTTAAGTGAAAATGTTTTCGAAAAACTTGCAGTGATacatttcaaaatttattaacagagtttatttacatttcgaATGCGATATTTACACTCTTTAtgtttgtattatattttcaagctcaaaaagtaattttagtCCAATGCgccaaaataaatgttttccttgttcttaaaaatatgtgtcatattaaatatgtttttatgtGGCTTCGTTCTACGTCGATAACtattttaactttaaaatacGAATTCTATTTTGATCactgtatttaatttattgtaaacTTAACGAGTATAAACTTCTTGGAGTGTTGTATTTAGCTTAAATACCCACTGATAATATTTGATAAAAACTTTCATGATTTGTTTGGGAACATCTCTtttctaattatttttctGAGTGACAGCAAATGCCGtgtgaaaatgtgaaaatcaGTGACGGCAAATGAGTTTCCTGTCCGACGTCATTAGGTGCGTGCGCGTTGTGTTTGCCCAAACATTTCATGGAAGAGTAAATAGAAAGCTCTGCGAACGTGGGTGGCATTGTCATACATAACCACCCACGTAGACTTTCGACTTTCGCACTTTCCGCATTTCCCGGAGCTTTCCCCCCTGTTTTTCCGAAGCTTTGTCAGCTGCTGCTCGCGCCAGGATGCGGGCACGAACAGCCGGGAGGAGAGCGCGAACGtgaacgagagagagagagaaccAGCGAGAAGAATTCACAGCGAGCGCGGACTTTGTACTCGCTGATATCCTTGCAGAGAGTGCTGGCGGCGGAGTAGCGGAggtggcagcaacagcggcagcgCAGTTACAGCTattggcaacaacaaatacatacacatgcacactcGCACATCGATATCCGTATCCAGAAGAGGTCCTTTCTAGAGGcaggaaaagcaaaaagtgGACACTGGTCACGACTCCTTGCCGCATCCCAGTAGCGGAGCATGCAAATTGGTCACCGCTGGTGCTGGGGAAGCTGCAGTTCCACAACGCAGGCCAGAAgtacacccacacacacttggCCAGGATACATGGCGCTATGCGAGATTAGGCAACTGCAAGCAGGACACTAGAAAACCGCCATGGCACTGGTGCACACATTCCTGGGCACCTGGGAGGTGAGTTGCTTCGCTGCTTTCCAACTACCTGGTGCGGTTATCCATctaacatacacacacacacactcccaaAAATTCCCAGATTGTCTGCTGCACGTTCGAGGGCAAGCGGGAGCTGTCCGGTCTAGAGGGGTAAGCCAGCTAATCCTGATGCAGCGCATAGCCATCCTAATCCTCTTGCTTCCACTTAGCATCAAGTTCCGCCTGGATGACACCAGTGATATAACCTGGTACAATGACCTGGTCAGCCCGCTTCCGGAATCCAAAGACTGCGGCACCTTCTGCGAATCGGCCAGTGTCCTCTTCAGCTGCGAGACCTTCGATGTCCACGAGATCAATCCGCGCCTGGTCTTCGGCGCCTTTGCCGGCCACAGCATCGAGTTTAGCGTATGTAttacacatgtacatataacTACTGCAGAGCCCTTTTGATTAACCTTTGACCTTTACCTTTGACCAATCGCAGACCAACACCTTAACGCCGACTGATACGCTGGTGCTCAACTGCGAGAACTGGTATGCTGTGGAGTGCAAGCGGCTGCAGGACAATCAGGCCGCCGGCCAGGAGAAGCAACTGAGCTTCGGCGAGGCCCTGCAGGAGTCCTATTTCAGCGATGTGATGGTGAAGAGCTCCAGTGGCCTGGAGTACGCCCTACACGCCTCCATACTGCGGCTCAATGGCTTCGATTGCAGCATGTACGTGAACAGTGCCCCATCATCGGCTGCCCCACGTCCTGCGACCAGGTCCTGCCACAGTGGTCCGAACACACCGAATCCCATTAGGATCTCCGTGGCGCCGGCGGCCAACGATGATGGGCATGACAAGTCCCTGCCGCGCCTCAATCTCTCGCCCATTTACCTGCAGCCGCCGTGTGACTTCCAGACCATGCCGTCGTCCGGCTTGGGCGCCCAGCGAGTGCATCAGTTCAGCAGCAGCTTCAATTGCCTGAGCAACGGCAATGCCGGCGACTCGGAGTCGGTGGTCAGGACCACCGGTCTGCTCAGCCTCGAatgtggcggcggtggcggtggtggtggtggtggtatgTATCGCCTGCCACCCACCTCGCACTCGGATTCGCACCTGGAGACATCGCAGTCGCACTGCAAGAACATCTTTAACTTCTGCCAGGACCTGATGCTGCAGCCAACGCCCACGCCCTTGCCACCGACCGCTGGTCTGGCCATCTGCAGCATCCGGAGGCCACCACTATCGCCGTACCGTGCTCGCAGTCCCTCGCCTTTTCCCAGCTCCATGGACACGCCGCCCTCGTCGCCCCTAACGCCCGTGGGCGTGCTGTGCAACCTGCCCAACTTTCTGCTGGGCCCCATCCTGCACTGGCTGTACACGGAGTCTCTGCTTCCCGACCTGGACGAGGATGTGTGCGAGAAGCTCATCAGCTTTGCGGAGCTGCAGCCGTCGCTTACCAAGCTGGTGGAGCCGACTCGCAAGTACCTGCGGCTGATACGACTCAAGAAGTGTAAGCATCACACGGGAGACTATATCCTGTTTACATATATCTGAGTAACTCCTAATCGATTGCTTGCAGTTGTGGTCAATGTTACCATGGATCTGCACGGCATTCTCAATCGGGTCATCCAGTGCATCAATCCCGGGAACATTACCCGCGATCCGGCGCAGCTCTATGCCACCTTTCAGGATGCCTTGCGCGAGTGTGCCATAGGTGAGTCACTGGGATATTGGTTAACCAGTTTCATAAAAGGATGCATCTTTTTTTAGGCTGCGCCAAGGTGCTGCAGTTCTGCAACATCTTCATCACGGATGCCGCTCACATGACGCGTTATCAGAAGAACGAAATCGTCAAGTACATCCGCACCCGCATTCCCATCTTCATGTCGCAGGTTCAGCAGCTGCTACAGAACGTGCTTGGAGTCTTTGTGGGTCTGAGTGTGGATGAAAAGGCCGAGCTGGTGAATTACCTAGTACCTGAAGTGAGTTGGCATGCAACTAATCTAAGCTAAGGCAATAATCCAATCTATACCACAGATCGAATCAACCTTATTTGTATTGACCGCTGTGATagagaaaatcaaaaactcACTGGAAATCATGTGTAAGGTGAGTTATCAGGATTATCAAGAGTTCCTTAAGCTGTATACTAACCATATTACCCGTTTAGGACCTTAAATGCTCCCACTTGGATCTCTcgctacaacaacaacaggcggACGATGCTATTGTCATGAAACTGCAGATTGCCGATGGAGGCGAACCCTCGCCACGTCCTCGTCGCGGTGCTCCCGTGGGTCTAACGCTCTACGATAATCTCTCGGACAAGCAACGCCTCAGTTCCGCGGAAAACGACCTCAAGTTTGTGCTGTACATGTACGAGGTGCGGAAAATGCGCGACATTTACGGCCGGATTGTGGCGGCCCTCGAAATAATCAAGGACAAAAAGTGGGTGAGCATGGACCATGGGTTAACCCAACCTAATGATCTCTAAAACGTTACAGGACTACGTTCTGCGAAATGGATTTCCTGAGCAAGAGCAGCACAATCAACCAGAACCTCGAGCAACTGATTATGGACATTCCCGCTTACATCTTTATTGTGGAGAACCTGTCGGATCGATTGGACGACAAGCTCGGCTGGAAGGAGTTCAAGTTCTGCTTCAAGCTGGCCACCAGTCAGATAGTAAGCACACTGGTTCACTTGGATGACTAAGATCTGCAGTTTAACGTGTACTTCACAGAATGGCGTCATTGCCAAGCTGCTGGACCACAAGGACGCGCTGCGAGACGCCATCAGTGAGATCTGCATGCTGGTGCGGAAACAGGAGTTCACCCAGTCCGTGATCGAGCTGGGATTGCTGGACGACACCTGTCTGCTGTCGAACAATTTGAAAATGCCCGATCATGAGAACAACCTAAATCAGGGCCTAAGCGACAAGGATGCCATGAATCTGGATCGCAAACAATACTATGATTATAACACCATTAAGGTAATGAATTAACATATCCTAGGCATATCCTTAGCCATCTGACTAACGTTTCCCATTTTGCCTTCAGTTAAACCTCATTCGGCACCTCTGTGAGCCACCCATTGCCGCCAGCAGCAATCTCTCGAAGAATGCCCTACGCCTGCTGCACTCCACCCAGCTGGCCGACATGGAGTTCGAGGTTCACACCTACGCACCCACGCCAAGTGCCGGCAAGCCAGGAGGCGGAACTGAAGCTGTTGCTGAAGCCGCGGAGCCGGCAGCGAAAGCCCTGCAGGTGCACAGCTTCAAGGCACATCGGGTGATTGTGGCCGCTCGGTGTGAGTGGTTCAAGAAGGCCCTGATGTCGGGCATGCAGGAGTCGATCAACCGGAAGGTCATTATCACGGACACCTCGCCCGTGATCTTTCGACGCCTGCTCCTCTATCTCTACGGCGCTCCCATCGATCCCACGGTTGGTGCCGAACAGGTGTGCGAGCTTATGCTCCTCGCCGATCGCTACTCCATAGATGATCTTAAGGTGAGAGAATCTCAAAGGTACTTCAGCATTTGTTCAGGTACTATAACTATCTGTAATTCGAACAGGAATTGTGCGAAAACACGCTATACGCTCTTATTGACGAGGACTCCGTGGTCTGCCTTTTGGGAATAGCGGATCGCTATATGGCCACTGCTTTAAAGTCGAAATGTCTTTCTTTTCTCTCGCAACATGCGCAACTGACCAAGTGTGAGATATTCAAGGAATTGCCGCAGACACTTCAGGTGAGcatatatatggatatgggGATGAACGATAATCACATTAATGCACATTCCCTTTCAGCTGGAAGTTATGGATTTGATACACTGGTTCGGACGGGTCTCGGAGCCGTGGAACGATCGCGGATTCAAGCCGCGGAGCAGCTCGCGCCACAGCCTAAAGAGTCCTTCGAAGCCGCGATCGCGATCGCGCAAGTCCTCGCCCTCCTACATGTGACGCCGACAAAGCGCCATTGAACACACGAATGCCAACTTCTTGTGATAATTTTAGAAGACTTCGCTATCCAGCTCATGATCATATGGATGGATATAGTCAGTAAGGCGGTGAGGAGAGGAGAGGAACATGTTAACCAAGGACGATCTATGCCATGATTATAGTTTAGAATATACAGGGCGCGAAGATTGCTTTAATCACTTACAGGAATGACCAGGACTCGGCCTTTTCTTCTTTGATTAGGTAAAATGTATCACCGGAACTGATGGAATATTCCCAAATATCAAGCCAAACACAATGGGCAAAACATGACCTgattttaatgagttttacTTAGTTCACTAGTAGGTAGATAGGAATTTTCCGTTTAAATAACATGTTTTCTCTCGAATTCTTTCATTTATGTTGGAAACCCCGTTTCTACAAGTGTAAATCATTGGAATAGTCGTCGGATTTCGCTTGATTACAACAGCAAAAGATCGATTAGTAAGTATAGAACGAGAATAGGTGTAAATGTAAATACACAAAATGATTAGTATAGAAAAACTTTTCGAAACACTCCTTATTTCAAAATTCTCTCTGTTTTGTGGTCCACTTGTGGCGTAGGTTAGTTGTACACTTATATTCTGATGACGGGTAGGTAGAATCTAGTCAAGTGAATAATTGTTTTGTATTGGGCTAACGTAATATTGACAAAATACATAATACTAATATTTTCGGTTGACCGAAGATTGTTGGCTACACTATTGTAAACTAACTAGCGTATTTTGACATATAGAcacatattaaatttaaaactagACTATTTACCACGTGACACATTCTCATGTGTTATGAGGAAATTCGGCGGATTTTATGTAAACGACAAAAGCGTATTTTTTCATTCGATTTGAAAGCGTATCAAATTAACAGAATATGTGTACAAATATTATGTGTAAATTACATTATTGTACTAATTCAATACATTTCTTGTTGTCTTTTTAAAACATATCACAACCTAACTCTTTTTATTAGATACAGATTATAAAAATGTACGTATGTAAGTAACGCCagtaaaaaaatttgttttagcAGTTTATGGGTGGTattaatggaaataaatatgttaaaacGGCAATTTCTGAATGGTATGATATAAACAACAGGTAAGATATACTGATTATCAACAAAATTAACAAGTTACGAGCCTGGGAAAAATAACAGTTCATGCTATATcatacaacaaattttttttaggAGTAAAAGTCAAATTTCTAACGGCCCAGACATTGGGATGTGTAATAATCGCTAACTCTGTAGTAACTAGTACAACACAGGTAAAGTTCAAAGGTCacgtatttaaattttctaaCGGTCAGGTTAGGAGTACGTAATGAAACgtcgaaattaaaataacgAGTAAGTTACATTACACATTGATAGGCATATCACAGATGGGATGacatttaccattttttttacCAATAAACAAACTCCGAAACAGGCAAGATTTATGAAACATGTTCAATAAGTTGCTGGAATCGACGTTACAAATAATCAAAGTTTAGTTACACCAAGTAATTCGCAAGAAATTTTGAAATGTAACGAGTCTTACATTCGCCATAGAGGTGGACGAAAAAGCGATAGTTGTAAGGAGTTGCGATTTCGTGCAATCTTCCTCTTCCAGTGCCACTCTTCGGGGGCTGCCTGGCTTTTCCAGCGGGCCGCGGGCACTGGTTTTCCCGAA contains these protein-coding regions:
- the LOC6525846 gene encoding uncharacterized protein LOC6525846, with the protein product MALVHTFLGTWEIVCCTFEGKRELSGLEGIKFRLDDTSDITWYNDLVSPLPESKDCGTFCESASVLFSCETFDVHEINPRLVFGAFAGHSIEFSTNTLTPTDTLVLNCENWYAVECKRLQDNQAAGQEKQLSFGEALQESYFSDVMVKSSSGLEYALHASILRLNGFDCSMYVNSAPSSAAPRPATRSCHSGPNTPNPIRISVAPAANDDGHDKSLPRLNLSPIYLQPPCDFQTMPSSGLGAQRVHQFSSSFNCLSNGNAGDSESVVRTTGLLSLECGGGGGGGGGGMYRLPPTSHSDSHLETSQSHCKNIFNFCQDLMLQPTPTPLPPTAGLAICSIRRPPLSPYRARSPSPFPSSMDTPPSSPLTPVGVLCNLPNFLLGPILHWLYTESLLPDLDEDVCEKLISFAELQPSLTKLVEPTRKYLRLIRLKKFVVNVTMDLHGILNRVIQCINPGNITRDPAQLYATFQDALRECAIGCAKVLQFCNIFITDAAHMTRYQKNEIVKYIRTRIPIFMSQVQQLLQNVLGVFVGLSVDEKAELVNYLVPEIESTLFVLTAVIEKIKNSLEIMCKDLKCSHLDLSLQQQQADDAIVMKLQIADGGEPSPRPRRGAPVGLTLYDNLSDKQRLSSAENDLKFVLYMYEVRKMRDIYGRIVAALEIIKDKKTTFCEMDFLSKSSTINQNLEQLIMDIPAYIFIVENLSDRLDDKLGWKEFKFCFKLATSQINGVIAKLLDHKDALRDAISEICMLVRKQEFTQSVIELGLLDDTCLLSNNLKMPDHENNLNQGLSDKDAMNLDRKQYYDYNTIKLNLIRHLCEPPIAASSNLSKNALRLLHSTQLADMEFEVHTYAPTPSAGKPGGGTEAVAEAAEPAAKALQVHSFKAHRVIVAARCEWFKKALMSGMQESINRKVIITDTSPVIFRRLLLYLYGAPIDPTVGAEQVCELMLLADRYSIDDLKELCENTLYALIDEDSVVCLLGIADRYMATALKSKCLSFLSQHAQLTKCEIFKELPQTLQLEVMDLIHWFGRVSEPWNDRGFKPRSSSRHSLKSPSKPRSRSRKSSPSYM